A genomic segment from Glycine max cultivar Williams 82 chromosome 1, Glycine_max_v4.0, whole genome shotgun sequence encodes:
- the LOC100804441 gene encoding U6 snRNA phosphodiesterase isoform X3 has translation MSMVTMPYMYIYQFFFTVYISSPSKKELVAFLKKISSREPRLNVVDVDVPLNILCQNDEKLEQVTLGREFHISLGRTVPIRVHQIDSVVSMLRQKLQIQHQYWIDFNKWEVFVNDDHTRSFLSAEVVQGGLVEITKQIEVVNAIYRLHNLPEFYKDPRPHISLAWALGDIAHSLKKIVDEEMKCAVGKSLKKCIFSCKFKSIECKIGKKAYTICKISDGQ, from the exons ATGTCGATGGTAACTATGCCTTACATGTATATATACCAA TTTTTCTTTACAGTTTACATTTCATCTCCATCAAAGAAAGAACTAGTTGCTTTCTTGAAAAAAATCTCCTCTCGGGAACCACGTCttaatgttgttgatgttgatgtcCCACTAAACATCCTCTGCCAAAATGATGAGAAGCTCGAACAAGTTACCTTAGGAAGAGAATTTCACATAAGTTTGGGAAGAACTGTCCCAATACGAGTACACCAGATTGACTCAGTGGTCTCAATGCTCAGACAGAAGCTTCAAATTCAACACCA GTATTGGATCGACTTTAACAAGTGGGAGGTTTTTGTTAATGATGATCACACACGCTCCTTTCTCTCAGCAGAAGTTGTTCAAGGAGGGTTAGTAGAG ATAACGAAGCAAATTGAAGTAGTCAATGCAATTTACAGGCTTCATAATCTTCCTGAGTTTTACAAG GATCCACGTCCTCACATATCCTTAGCATGGGCCCTGGGTGACATCGCGCACTCTCTAAAGAAAATTGTCGACGAGGAAATGAAGTGTGCTGTTGGTAAATCTTTAAAGAAGTGTATTTTTAGCTGTAAATTCAAAAGTATTGAATGTAAGATTGGCAAGAAAGCATATACAATATGCAAAATTTCTGATGGACAATAA
- the LOC100804441 gene encoding U6 snRNA phosphodiesterase isoform X2: MEALKASYGDGSSDSDSESAHSIPTSAPSAVFTPLPPPPISLLDPPSILDLQIGQTTRLRSFPHVDGNYALHVYIPIYISSPSKKELVAFLKKISSREPRLNVVDVDVPLNILCQNDEKLEQVTLGREFHISLGRTVPIRVHQIDSVVSMLRQKLQIQHQYWIDFNKWEVFVNDDHTRSFLSAEVVQGGLVEITKQIEVVNAIYRLHNLPEFYKDPRPHISLAWALGDIAHSLKKIVDEEMKCAVGKSLKKCIFSCKFKSIECKIGKKAYTICKISDGQ; encoded by the exons ATGGAGGCATTGAAAGCATCTTATGGGGATGGATCTTCTGATTCAGATTCTGAATCTGCCCATTCAATTCCAACTTCTGCTCCCTCAGCAGTATTCACACCCTTGCCACCACCTCCTATCTCACTCCTTGATCCTCCAAGCATTCTTG ATCTGCAGATAGGTCAGACAACTAGACTTAGGAGCTTCCCTCATGTCGATGGTAACTATGCCTTACATGTATATATACCAA TTTACATTTCATCTCCATCAAAGAAAGAACTAGTTGCTTTCTTGAAAAAAATCTCCTCTCGGGAACCACGTCttaatgttgttgatgttgatgtcCCACTAAACATCCTCTGCCAAAATGATGAGAAGCTCGAACAAGTTACCTTAGGAAGAGAATTTCACATAAGTTTGGGAAGAACTGTCCCAATACGAGTACACCAGATTGACTCAGTGGTCTCAATGCTCAGACAGAAGCTTCAAATTCAACACCA GTATTGGATCGACTTTAACAAGTGGGAGGTTTTTGTTAATGATGATCACACACGCTCCTTTCTCTCAGCAGAAGTTGTTCAAGGAGGGTTAGTAGAG ATAACGAAGCAAATTGAAGTAGTCAATGCAATTTACAGGCTTCATAATCTTCCTGAGTTTTACAAG GATCCACGTCCTCACATATCCTTAGCATGGGCCCTGGGTGACATCGCGCACTCTCTAAAGAAAATTGTCGACGAGGAAATGAAGTGTGCTGTTGGTAAATCTTTAAAGAAGTGTATTTTTAGCTGTAAATTCAAAAGTATTGAATGTAAGATTGGCAAGAAAGCATATACAATATGCAAAATTTCTGATGGACAATAA
- the LOC100804441 gene encoding U6 snRNA phosphodiesterase isoform X1 → MEALKASYGDGSSDSDSESAHSIPTSAPSAVFTPLPPPPISLLDPPSILDLQIGQTTRLRSFPHVDGNYALHVYIPKQDAHDLAFHSIWWSSRTETEGESAHSHRYEQTPKLSITYNKFFFTVYISSPSKKELVAFLKKISSREPRLNVVDVDVPLNILCQNDEKLEQVTLGREFHISLGRTVPIRVHQIDSVVSMLRQKLQIQHQYWIDFNKWEVFVNDDHTRSFLSAEVVQGGLVEITKQIEVVNAIYRLHNLPEFYKDPRPHISLAWALGDIAHSLKKIVDEEMKCAVGKSLKKCIFSCKFKSIECKIGKKAYTICKISDGQ, encoded by the exons ATGGAGGCATTGAAAGCATCTTATGGGGATGGATCTTCTGATTCAGATTCTGAATCTGCCCATTCAATTCCAACTTCTGCTCCCTCAGCAGTATTCACACCCTTGCCACCACCTCCTATCTCACTCCTTGATCCTCCAAGCATTCTTG ATCTGCAGATAGGTCAGACAACTAGACTTAGGAGCTTCCCTCATGTCGATGGTAACTATGCCTTACATGTATATATACCAA AGCAAGATGCACATGACTTGGCATTTCATAGCATTTGGTGGAGCAGTAGGACTGAGACTGAAGGTGAATCTGCTCATAGTCATAGATATGAACAAACACCCAAACTATCTATTACCTATAACAAG TTTTTCTTTACAGTTTACATTTCATCTCCATCAAAGAAAGAACTAGTTGCTTTCTTGAAAAAAATCTCCTCTCGGGAACCACGTCttaatgttgttgatgttgatgtcCCACTAAACATCCTCTGCCAAAATGATGAGAAGCTCGAACAAGTTACCTTAGGAAGAGAATTTCACATAAGTTTGGGAAGAACTGTCCCAATACGAGTACACCAGATTGACTCAGTGGTCTCAATGCTCAGACAGAAGCTTCAAATTCAACACCA GTATTGGATCGACTTTAACAAGTGGGAGGTTTTTGTTAATGATGATCACACACGCTCCTTTCTCTCAGCAGAAGTTGTTCAAGGAGGGTTAGTAGAG ATAACGAAGCAAATTGAAGTAGTCAATGCAATTTACAGGCTTCATAATCTTCCTGAGTTTTACAAG GATCCACGTCCTCACATATCCTTAGCATGGGCCCTGGGTGACATCGCGCACTCTCTAAAGAAAATTGTCGACGAGGAAATGAAGTGTGCTGTTGGTAAATCTTTAAAGAAGTGTATTTTTAGCTGTAAATTCAAAAGTATTGAATGTAAGATTGGCAAGAAAGCATATACAATATGCAAAATTTCTGATGGACAATAA